The Candidatus Zixiibacteriota bacterium genomic interval TTGCTCTCCTTTTTCATCCTGGGAATTTCTGTCTATTTATATCTGCCGATTCGCTCCTCGCTTAACCCCATATTGAACTGGGGAGACCCCTCCAGCTTATCGAATCTCAAAAGGCACATAAGCGGCTGGCAGTACCGGATCTGGATGTTTTCCGAGTCAAGCCAGGCGCTCTGGGAGAGTCTCAGAAACTATCTGCGACTGTTTTATTCCCAATTTCCTCTATACTTTCTTCCCTGGATCATCCTCGGATTTGTAATCCTTTTGAAAAAAAACTGGAAGCTTTTCATCTCTCTGCTTTCAATTTTCATCTTTACGATTTTCTACGGAATAAACTACCAGATTCCGGATATCGATCCATACTTCCTCCCCTCTTTTCTGGTAGCTGCTGGCTGGCTGGGATGCGGAATTGCCTGGCTTTTCGTCCTTCTTCGCAGAGGAAGATATGCTCCGCGCGCAGTCGCGGTAATTTTGATAATTCTTTTTTCCTGCCTCCCCCTTGTCAACCTCTTTCGCAATTATTTCATGCCGGATGAGAGCAGAAGTTATTTCGCATACGATTATGCGGAAAACATCTTAAGGTCAATTAAAAAGGACTCGATCGTTTTGACTAAAATCTGGGACCACTATTCGCCCTGGCTTTATCTAAAATATGTGGAAAATAAAAGGCCGGATGTAAGATTTATAGATACCGAGCTTTCAAGAAGAAGCTGGTATCTTAAATATATCCAGCAGAACTATCCTGATTTATATCAGAAGTCTGAAGGAGAGATCGACCGTTTTCGAGCGCAGGTATATTTATTCGAGAACGGAAAACCGTATGACCCAAGCATTATTGAAAAAAGCTATGTGGATATGATTCAGTCGTTCCTTTTGAAAAGCTATCCGGAAAAACCGATTTATGCTGACCTTATGACGGATGAGAAATTTCTTACTTCTTTCATCCAGACTCCCGATGGTATGGTTTTTCGTTTACAAAAGGACATGGGATACTATCCTTACAGTTATCCGGAATTACAATTGCGCGGGGTCCTGGATCAAAAAATCTATAAGGATGATAGAACCTTGTTTTATCTTAAAGATTATTCCGCGATGATCCAAAACCGAATTTCTTACCTGGTTTATTTCAAGCAGGATTCGCTTGCCCAGAACCTCAGGGGAAAATACGGGGAACTTTTAGCTCAGCCATTCAGGTAAAAAATTATAGGGACACGTTACAAGTGTCCCTGCCTGATCCTCAAACGATAACTGTAGGGGCGACCCGACGGGTCGCCCCTACGACGAATCTCTATCTTTTCTTAGCTCCGCTAATACCCATTTTCTCCTTAGCTAATTTAGCCTCAGGCGAATCCGGGTATCTGCTTACCACCTCTTTAAAATAACGGTTTGCCCGGATCTGGTTTTTCAGCTCCTCGTAGCACAGTCCGATCTTGTAAAGAGCTGAAGGAAGCTTGTTTGAGCTGGGGAAATTCTGCAAAAGCTTCTGGAATTCATCCATGCAGCGCTCATAATCTTTCTTAGCGTAATACGACTCCGCAATCCAGTAATGCGCCTGGTCTGCTGATCTGCCCTTGGGAAAATAGCGCAGGTAATCTGCGAACCCCTGAATGGCTAAATCGTAGCTGCCTTTGGCGAAATCAAAATAAGCTTGGTCATACAGCTTTTGCGGATCCAGGCTGACTTTCATCTTCAGCGAATCCGGCAACCCTGAAGTGTCCTGCGTCGAAACCTCTCTGCTCTCCATCTGCTTTTCCAGCTCGGTAAAGCGGTGCCCTGATTCTTCCACCCTGCCTTCCAGCATCGAGAGCCGGTCATCAATTGAACCTAAGGTAGAGGAGAGGTCAGCTCTGAGTCTCTGGTTTTCATCCAACTGGGCTTTTAATAGACTATCCAGAGAAGCCACATCTTTTTCCAGACGATGATTACTCTCCTCCAGATAGTCGAGCTGTTCCTGAAACCTGACTATCTCCCTTCGCGAGACACAGCCGGATG includes:
- the ybgF gene encoding tol-pal system protein YbgF, producing the protein MSLAENYLKAGIVLLGVCLLSSGCVSRREIVRFQEQLDYLEESNHRLEKDVASLDSLLKAQLDENQRLRADLSSTLGSIDDRLSMLEGRVEESGHRFTELEKQMESREVSTQDTSGLPDSLKMKVSLDPQKLYDQAYFDFAKGSYDLAIQGFADYLRYFPKGRSADQAHYWIAESYYAKKDYERCMDEFQKLLQNFPSSNKLPSALYKIGLCYEELKNQIRANRYFKEVVSRYPDSPEAKLAKEKMGISGAKKR
- a CDS encoding DUF2723 domain-containing protein; translation: MNKKKIVYSLIILFFPGLVYFKTLSPTVSFIDSGELATVCTTLGLAHPTGYPVYTLIGRLFSLLPLGSPVQNLNLLSLFFISFSNLFLFLVLLAIFELLFPELPESWRSYISLVSTLIFSFSPTLWSQATSNEVYALNSLLNAILFYLILSQLNLKSRGKLAQSDKYLYLFFFLHGLSFGNHLSIVLLLPGFVFLFLMIYRKSFFEKKRVLLLLSFFILGISVYLYLPIRSSLNPILNWGDPSSLSNLKRHISGWQYRIWMFSESSQALWESLRNYLRLFYSQFPLYFLPWIILGFVILLKKNWKLFISLLSIFIFTIFYGINYQIPDIDPYFLPSFLVAAGWLGCGIAWLFVLLRRGRYAPRAVAVILIILFSCLPLVNLFRNYFMPDESRSYFAYDYAENILRSIKKDSIVLTKIWDHYSPWLYLKYVENKRPDVRFIDTELSRRSWYLKYIQQNYPDLYQKSEGEIDRFRAQVYLFENGKPYDPSIIEKSYVDMIQSFLLKSYPEKPIYADLMTDEKFLTSFIQTPDGMVFRLQKDMGYYPYSYPELQLRGVLDQKIYKDDRTLFYLKDYSAMIQNRISYLVYFKQDSLAQNLRGKYGELLAQPFR